The sequence below is a genomic window from Bactrocera neohumeralis isolate Rockhampton chromosome 4, APGP_CSIRO_Bneo_wtdbg2-racon-allhic-juicebox.fasta_v2, whole genome shotgun sequence.
GGCTTTTagattttatgatattttatttctcattcgagtgcatatgtatatggaaaagcatacatatgtatatgtaagtatatgtgtgttaaatatatgtgtgttaaATATTTCTaggcgtacatacatatgtaaatgtatgtccACTTGTAACGCATTGGGGGATTTTTGTAAGCAGTAGACATTTTCTATTTGTGGCAAAAAGAATCTGACAACTATTCAAGTCTTTTAATGGTTCTTGCAGCGATGATCTTCAGACTTAATATCTATGGATTGCAAAAGCCATTATTGCTTTAACGACAGTGACTGCTGTTACAGTATAGGACAAGGTTACAGTGCCCTATTTACTATATTGCAGGTATTTATAGTTGAATATATACAATCATATCAACATATGTAcacgtacataagtatgttataAATACACATGAATGTCATGTTAATGTTAAATTGTGGATCCTTATAATGCTAACATCGTTCGCATAACAGTTACTTCCACAATATTGGAACAAATTAGATGTCCAATCTTGCACTAGTACAAAGTCGAGGTAGTGCTACTTCTAATATTCTTGACCCTTAAAGCAAAAATCACTTATTAAGAAACCCGTTCTCCCGACAGAAAGCGTAACCCGAACGAATCCAAACTATTTATCCCGCCAAGGACTTAAGTTGTCTAGACTTGAGTTGATAGCCTCAAATTATTTGGCGAATTAACACTTACAGTTGTCGATCAAAACAAGGTCAAATCGCCGACATAATAGCGTTTGTCCGAAGAAATCTGAAAAATATCCCAAAAAACCAAATTatctcaaaatttatgtttccCATTGACAaaggttataaaaaaatgcCCTTTTGACAGCACTCTCGATTCAAAGAGATCatcatacatttatattaacCATGGAAACAGTTGCTTTGGGAGTTGGAAATTGTTTCTGTCGTTCTTTTCTAgatcaacaataacaattttctAAAGAATGTAGCTGAATTACCAACCGATATTGcgatttttcctttttctaaAACTCCGGACCTACCCGCTTTCACACAAAGTCGTAACAAAAATATAgtacttcttctttattagcgtagacatcGCTTGCGCGGTTATAGCCGGGTTTACaacattcggacaacatgacctagccagcgtagccgctgtctcttgattcgcttaACTATGGTTCTTCcacagaatttttctctcgaaaactcgtaacgcaagcttatcagatgttgtcatcgtccatggctctgcaccatatagcaggacgggtatGAGTgtcttgtagagtttggtttttgttcgtcgagagaagactttacttttcaattgcttactcagtctaAAGTAGCACCTGTCGGCAGGTtccaaaataaactaaattatataagtacgactttgaagttatgactgttaactgtgtccagtctggagaaagcagaactaacggcgcagccaatgatatcaatattatcggcgtacgccagcagctgtacactcttttagaaaatggtaccttctttatttagttctgcagctcgaattgttttctccaagagtagattgaagaagtcacacaaaagggagtcgctttgtcggaaacctcgtttggcatcgaacagctcggaaaggtccttcccaatccggacggagcttttggtatagCTCCAGGTTagcttacacagccgtgttagttttgcggggataccaaattcagcggcataaaggcagctctttttcgtgctgtcaaaagcagtttgACACACCATTCTCTTTTCAACTGATGCATCTGGTCAGTTGATGATTTGCAGTTCTTCGCCGAACCgttattatatataatagctcgaccggcaatccatcgtcGCTCCCGCCGCTTTCtgcaaagaaactgatgcatccttatcagttcttcgccgccgtgtttgaatagctcgaccggcaatccatcggctcccgcCGCTTCGAtgttcttcatggtcgggaaaTGCAACGTCttcttcatcgtcatcgattggagaatcgagTTCACCATGTCGTTATGCTTtcgcaggttggagaagtgttccctccataatttcagtaaagTCTAGGCACTAGAATCCCTCTGGGAGTCCTACAATAGTGTACTCTATAgcgatccgatctgaaaaatttcttcgaaaaatgCAGCATTGTCTAAGATCAtatcaaatgaaaaactttctaTGCAAGCACTTgtttccgattgttcagtttgtgcAGCTATATGGTGTGGTaagtggtccgatataggcgattctgacaaatgagcagcttcttggcgagaaaagaacttgtacaaaattttaaatcggtATCTTAAAAACGGAGGAACTACATAGTTCGCGCAAATGCAAAGGAACATGACTAAATCAACTCACTTCGTCatactaatatatacatattatataatacctAAACTTAATTAATGTTTTCCAACAGATACTGCGATTTTTCATTACTGGGTTACTTATATgacacacgcatatacatagtatatgtacatattttttctggTTTGTTGTCATCTGGTTTTCGTCTCGgatttatacatatttgttgttgcaatgctGAGTTTGTCAAATCGTCGACCAATACAACCGCTGCCCTTGCACCAAAGCAATATGCTAAATCGATTGTGCGGTGTTTTGAAAAACGATGTTCGATTTGCGTTTCGTTGCTGACAGATTCACCAAAATGGTGGCAACACAGTTGAAAGCAATAGCGCTTAGTGGTGGTGCATTTTGGTGtgcttacttttgttgtttttgcatagGTTGGCTGTTGTTTGGCAACAGttgataaaaaaggaaaaagcaaACGAAAGTTGATTGAAGCAAATCGTGAATTTTGGTATCAATGGTGAATGCAGATTTTCCGCAAATGAtttaaaactcataaattaaagaaaaaaataactagATCACTTAAATACCTAAAGGGatataaaatgaaatcaaaGCGAAACAAAACTGAACCACAATTCGAAGAAAATGGTGACTCTGAAGCCGCAGACTGCAACGAAACCGGTGAAAATTGGGAGATACAATCGCCTCAAGCGCAAACCCGGTGGACACCAGAATGCACACGAGTTATGCTGCAATTGCGTTTTGAAAGGCAACTAGAGTTCCAACAACGTATTAGACAGAAAAAAGAACTGTGGTCTGAGATTGCCACTGAAATGAGACGGCAAGGTTTGTGCGACTTTTCATTAACTGCGGAAGTCTGTGATTTGAAATATCGAAATATGCTGCAAACTTATAAGAAGAATAGATTGAAGGAAGATAGTGGTATGCAGTCTTTAATTGCGTGGGAGTATTATGATATTTTCAAGGAGGCATTAACGGCATCTGATGACTTGGATGCATACCAAGAGGGGCAGGAACGTGTTGTGCCATCATTGTTTTGTGAATCTGTATGTGAGGTAACTAACGAAGACGAGATATGGTCGGAAGCAAACGAGACAGATTCCAAACTGACACTTGGCGATTCAACAGTTAATGTTAAAACAAGTGCTTTAGAAAATGGAATAGATGATGCTAAAGCTATAACAAATGTaagtaagttaaaaaaataaattgcagtttttaaaatatttttgtttttagactAATGCCAATAGCAGAAAAAGGAGCAGAAGGTCTATGATGAAATCTGAAGCGGTTAGCCCTTCCCCAACAAGACAACTGGATACAATATCAACTAACGAGTCAAAAACAGCTATTCAACGTCAAAATTCAAAACCAGAAACTGTTGCGCTCGCCAACCCAAATGATgaaatggtaaaaaaattacttctttTAAGTTGTGATTTTATACGAAATAACCTATTGCATTTTAGAATCCACCTCACGCTAATGTTAAGCCGGATACATCTTTTCGCGTGCAACGGAAGCGTGTCTGCTCGTCTATTGGTGTTCCACCAATTTCTATAAATGTAGAAGCTACAAGGGCGGATATAGAACCTCATAGCCAAGTTTCAATaaatgccatacaaaatgatccCATCATATCGTCTACTTCTGCCGCAACAATGCCCATTCCAAATATAATACACGCACCACCTCTACAACCGCAAACACCACAACCGCCACAATCTGCCGTCCCACCACTTGTTAATCAAACACCCATTACCATTGTTCATCCAAATCAATTGCAAGCCGTACCGATTGGCTTAGCACCTTCTGAAATGCGCGAGTGTCAAGTGTTTGGTGAAAGTATTGGTTTACAATTGGCCAATGTTAGGGAACCGCACATACGAGCGATGctacaattaaaaatacaagAACTTCTTTATTTAGCGAAAACTGGAAAACTTGTGGAAACAACTCGCTTTTGATATGTGGATTAAAAAGGGTTGACCAGGGCCTATAACGAGTGTATATGTTCGATTTTTATTGCATATGAAAAAAGGAATACGAAATTAAAAgtcatttaaaaactaaatatatgtttattgtcgacaacgaaatataaaaatttgtgtctTTAAGGGCTTTAAACAACAGAcattacaaacaaataaatctcaatattttcattagcgCCCAATATAAACTTCCGCTGAGCATTCTCTAGTGTCGAAATACCTttcttttaacatatttttagagGTGGTAGCAACATTTCTTTAGGTTAAGTTAGAGGTCGATCCTAACCGTGTTCGCACTTCGACAGCTTAGACCACTGGTCTGTTGTGGTACCTAACTTTTCGGCCAAATGCGATAAATTCTTAATTCcctggtatttattttttattgtagattataaatatatatgcataatcTGGCACCACTCATTTTTTGACGTTTTCTTATAACACACTATTTTGATTGTGGTGAATTGGCGATTCGTGTTTATGTCGGAATTTGGTTAGTTGAATTTGTGTCAGTTGATGAGAAATCGAGTTTGCCAGTTTAGCAGTTCACCAGTCTACCGGAATTCGTCGTCAGATTAGTGAGTTTAGTTTTTATTCGTAATCAGTCGGAAATCGGCAGTCGGGAGTTTTCTTCATTCGTTCTTGTTGGATTTTCTTCTTTccccttaaaatttttttaaaagttctcaattctttcaaaatagaaattttaCACGGATGAAATTTGTACACCAACTGTG
It includes:
- the LOC126757362 gene encoding uncharacterized protein LOC126757362 yields the protein MKSKRNKTEPQFEENGDSEAADCNETGENWEIQSPQAQTRWTPECTRVMLQLRFERQLEFQQRIRQKKELWSEIATEMRRQGLCDFSLTAEVCDLKYRNMLQTYKKNRLKEDSGMQSLIAWEYYDIFKEALTASDDLDAYQEGQERVVPSLFCESVCEVTNEDEIWSEANETDSKLTLGDSTVNVKTSALENGIDDAKAITNTNANSRKRSRRSMMKSEAVSPSPTRQLDTISTNESKTAIQRQNSKPETVALANPNDEMNPPHANVKPDTSFRVQRKRVCSSIGVPPISINVEATRADIEPHSQVSINAIQNDPIISSTSAATMPIPNIIHAPPLQPQTPQPPQSAVPPLVNQTPITIVHPNQLQAVPIGLAPSEMRECQVFGESIGLQLANVREPHIRAMLQLKIQELLYLAKTGKLVETTRF